Proteins from one Deltaproteobacteria bacterium genomic window:
- a CDS encoding DUF433 domain-containing protein yields MTFQNFDRITSTPNVLGGKPCIRGMRISVQRVLEILADNPSWDEIKKDYPELEPEDIRQALSFAALSLSEDKFVPLDSLVA; encoded by the coding sequence ATGACGTTTCAGAATTTTGACCGCATTACTTCAACGCCAAATGTTCTCGGCGGCAAACCGTGCATTCGCGGCATGCGCATTAGTGTGCAACGTGTGCTTGAAATTTTGGCCGATAATCCAAGCTGGGACGAAATTAAAAAAGATTACCCTGAGCTTGAGCCTGAAGATATTAGGCAGGCGTTGTCATTTGCTGCGTTAAGTCTATCTGAAGATAAGTTTGTGCCACTTGATAGCCTGGTAGCATGA
- a CDS encoding helix-turn-helix domain-containing protein: protein MTQFCAPVVRPEQQLELVPEALLTVKNVAQRLGISTKTVYKLCYSGALPHVRIIGSIRVQPADLDAFVAARGKGK from the coding sequence ATGACACAGTTTTGTGCGCCGGTTGTGCGGCCTGAGCAACAACTTGAGCTAGTGCCAGAGGCACTGCTTACAGTTAAAAATGTGGCGCAGCGACTTGGAATTAGCACAAAAACGGTTTACAAATTGTGCTATTCTGGTGCTTTGCCTCATGTACGAATTATTGGGTCTATTAGGGTTCAGCCTGCGGATTTAGATGCGTTTGTGGCGGCTAGGGGTAAAGGCAAATAA
- a CDS encoding DUF190 domain-containing protein, with the protein MRILNGEQYLVRIFIGESDKWHHQLLYVALLERLRKEGFAGATVFHGVAGFGARSVLHTTHLLRLSEDLPVVIEIVDSVEKIEHMTEILGEMVSEGLVTMEKVSVLKYTPGNRPLKPVRPQEEP; encoded by the coding sequence ATGCGTATACTGAATGGCGAACAGTATTTAGTGAGAATTTTCATCGGTGAATCAGACAAATGGCATCATCAACTGCTTTACGTTGCTTTACTTGAGCGGCTGCGCAAGGAGGGCTTTGCTGGTGCGACAGTCTTTCATGGAGTTGCGGGTTTTGGTGCTCGGAGCGTCCTTCATACGACACACCTTTTGCGGCTGTCAGAGGATTTGCCCGTCGTGATTGAGATCGTTGACTCGGTCGAAAAGATCGAGCACATGACGGAGATCCTTGGCGAGATGGTGTCCGAGGGGCTGGTAACGATGGAGAAGGTTAGTGTACTTAAGTACACGCCGGGCAACCGGCCACTAAAACCTGTACGCCCTCAAGAAGAACCTTAA
- the crcB gene encoding fluoride efflux transporter CrcB translates to MERFLWICFASAVGGGTRYLVSKWVIRALGSAFPYGTLAVNFLGSFFLAALMFIGLETVMISPTLRLALTTGMMGGFTTYSTFSYETMRYIQEGAWGLAIANVFITVIACLMACLLGWAGARWWLGA, encoded by the coding sequence TTCTTTGGATATGTTTCGCAAGTGCAGTTGGTGGCGGTACTCGCTATCTCGTGTCGAAATGGGTGATTAGAGCGTTGGGTTCTGCATTCCCTTACGGCACACTGGCGGTTAACTTCTTAGGCTCATTTTTTCTCGCTGCCTTGATGTTCATTGGGCTCGAAACAGTGATGATATCACCCACTCTTCGTTTAGCACTGACTACCGGTATGATGGGTGGGTTCACAACGTACTCGACATTCAGCTACGAAACGATGCGTTATATCCAAGAAGGTGCCTGGGGTCTCGCAATCGCGAATGTATTTATTACAGTCATCGCATGCCTTATGGCGTGTCTGTTAGGGTGGGCGGGCGCTAGATGGTGGCTTGGAGCCTAA